The DNA sequence CGTTGACGGTGTGGATCTCCAAGTGCTCCGAGGCGTACGCATCGACCACTGCCAGGCCCTGCTCCATGTCATCGACCAGCACAATGCCGGACTGTTTGCCGCTCAAGGCTCCGGCGACGCGATCGGCATTGCGGGTGACGGTGTAGCGGGCCTCGATCTCTCGGTCGACGGCCTCCGCCAATTCTTCCGAGTCGGTGATGAGCACCGACGCCGCAAGGTCGTCGTGCTCTGCTTGGGAAATAAGGTCGTAAGCCACGTAGACGGGGTCGGCAGAGTCATCGGCGAGGATCGCGATCTCCGAGGGGCCGGCCTCCGCATCAATGCCCACCACACCCTGCACGAGGCGCTTGGCGGCGGCGACGAAAATATTGCCCGGCCCGGTGACCATATCCACCGGCTCCAAGCCCGCGGCATCATCGCCATAGGCCATGAGCGCGAGGGCCTGCGCCCCGCCGACCGCCCACACTTCGTCCACGCCCAGCAACCCACAGGCCGCGAGAATCGTCGGGTGCGGCCAGCCATCGTGGTCGGCCTGCGGCGGCGAGGAGACCACCAGCGAGGTCGCCCCTGCCTCCTGGGCGGGCACAACGTTCATAATCACCGACGACGGATACACGGCCTTACCGCCCGGCACGTACAAACCGACGCGCTCGACCGGAAGGAAGACCTCCGTCACGCTCGCGCCTTCTGCCAGGGTCGTCGTGTGAGCGGAAGGAACCTGCTCGGCGTGCACGGTGCGCACGCGAGAGATCGCTTCCTCCAGCGCTAGGCGCACGTCCGGCTCGAGCGTATCGACGGCCCGCGCAATCACCGCCGCAGGCACCTTCACCGTTTCCGGCGTCACGCCGTCAAACTGCTGGCCGTACTCCAACGCCGCCTGCGCGCCGCGGTCGCGGATCGCCTCCACGATGGGGGCGACGACCGGCAGGACAGAGTTGACGTCTGTGCCTCCCCGCGGCAGCGCTCGGCGCAGCTCGCTGGTGGACGGGGTACGACCGCGCAGGTCGATGACGTTGAGCATCGTGACGCAACTCCTCGAAGTCCGATTGATTGTTTCCTTATTGTAGGACCCACGGGGCTGCCATCCGAGCACTAGACTGATGAGTCGACTGCCCACCCCCGCCCCCTCGGCCTAACTCTGGAAGGAGGTGCCCTCTCCAATGATCCCCCTCATCCAGGTCTATGCCGTGGCCGAGGAGCTCGGATTCCACAGCTATGTCGGCGCTGACCGGCTGGTATTCCCATGGCGCGACCACATCGTCACCTCCTATCTCGACGAACGCAACCCCACTGCCCTCGTTTTCGACACCGACTTGCGCACCACCGTCGGGCTGGAATACACCAGTGAACTCGCCCGCGTCATTACTGAATGGAACCGGGAGCGTCTGGGCCCCACCCTCTCGCTGCGCGTGGGCGATGATGCCACCATCAGCCTCCATGCTCGTTCCAGCTTGCTCATTAGCCGCGGGGCCACCGATGAGCAGCTAGCCTCCTTCATCAAGTTGTCCATGGAAACCGCCCGGATCGCCGTGGACTACCTCGCCGAGGAGTTTCCCGAACTATCCTCCCTCGACAGCGATGTTGGCGAGGCTCAACGCAAAAAGCAGGACACGGCCGCCCTGGCCGGTCCCCTGCCCCGCGACCGCCACGTCAACCTCAATGAGCTGGATGACGACATAAAGGGTTTGCGCGAACTCGACCAGCGCCGCACGCAAGACGATCTTCACCTGCGCTCTGACGAACTGGCCCCCGACGAGGAGCATTCGACGACCATGGATACCAACGACGAAGAATTCTCCGCCGATAGCCCGGCAACTAACTCCGGAGAAAGCGGTGACCCCACCCCCGTGAGTGTCGAGCGGGTCCGCGACATCCTCTTCGAGATGGGCATCGAGAAAACCCAGGGCGACGAAGATATCGTCATCGCCTGGATCAACGACGTCCTCTTCGGTTTCTTCCTCGATAACGGACCGAGCTACCTCATCAAGGGTCATTGGGATCCCAACCTCAACCCCGAGTCTGATTTCCTCCGCCTCTTCCTATTGTGCAATGACTGGAATGAGTCGTCGATGAATACGAAGGCCTTCTGCCACGAAGACGTTGAAGGCTTGCAGGTGCGGGTCGAGTTCACCGTCCCGGTCCGGGAGGGGCTCAGCGATGATCAGCTAGAACACAACACGGCCGTGGCGATTAATCAGGTGTTGCAAGCTATTGACTCGATTAGTTCGGATGCCACAGGCCAGTCGGCGGTCGCCTGGCCTTAAGCAGCGGGGAGCACGTCCAGCCCCACATCCAGAGTGGAGTGAACGGGTGAGGGCATGTCGACGAAGTCGAGGCCGCTGCGGGCATAGTCGGCGGCGGTATCGATGGTCAGACCGGTTGCGGCCAACCAGGTGGTGGGAAACACCCGGTTTCGGCGCTGCACAGCCATCTGCGCTGCCCACAGCTCAACTCCGTCGAGCGTGATCATGGCAGGTTCCTCGGCGAGCAGGTCATCCAGTTGAGCGAGGGAAGTGACGACGACCTCGCAAGGGAGGTCCGGGACGGTTGTGCGCACCAAGCGGTAGGCCTCCGCTACTCCTCCGGCGGCGATGGCGTGGTGACGCGTGATCACTGCCGCTGGGTGATGGGTCTCTCCCCCGCCGACGGTGACCGCGTAGGGCGCAAGCTCACCCACGCCCGGCACGGACTCGCGGGAAGCGCGGATGCGGGCGCCGGTCCCGTCCACCGCGGCGACCCATCGCGCAGTCTCGGTAGCCATGCCCGAGCAGTGCCTGATCAGAGTCGCCATCGGGAGTTCGGCCCGAAGCAGGTCGTGGGTGCCCGCCTCGATCCGCGCGAGGGTGTCTCCTGCCGAGACCTGCGTGCCCTCGGGGAGGAGATCGGAGACGGTATACGGCAACTCCGATACACGGCCTAGGACCTCGTCTGTGAAAAACAGCCCGGCGACGACCCCCGATTGCCGGGCTGTCACCACGGCCACCGAACGGTGAGATGCGGGGACGGTGGCGCTCAAGGCCATGTCCTGGCTGGGCGCTAGTGCTATCGCGGAGTCAATGAGCTGGTCGAACTGCCCAGATGGGGTCATCGCACCAGCTCCAGCTCCGAGGGCTCCTCATCGGGGCTCACCAGCGCGGAGCACCAATACGCCAACGCGGCCATGAACGGCGCGGCCAACAGTCCCACCCCGGGGGCCAGGGCTGGCACGATGGTGACAAAATCTCCTTCGGACAATGCGTCGACATCAGGCATGGGATAGCGCAGCGACGACGTCACCTCCCCCACCGCGATAAACGCCAGTGCGGAGACGAAGGACACGAACACCACCCACCACAGCATGCCCGGCCCGCGGGAATCGGGAACCACAATGAAGGCGCTGAGGGACATGACCGTAGCCACCAGCCCCGTGGCCACCACGAAGGAGATAAAGGAGCTGAACTCGACATTGAAGGCCGAGTCCAGCTGCAGGTTGCCATCAGCTGTCAGAGTGCCCCGGTAAGCGGGGCGCAACAGGCCCCACACTGCGCCACAGAGGGAAAAAGCGAGCAGCGACGCCGCGAGAACCCCGGCGCCGCTGCCCCATGCTCGCGGAACTGTCATGCCTAGTTGCAGAACTTCCAGCGGCCATCCTCATGGAGGAAGCGCACGGTGCTCGTACCGGTCTGCCCGGAAGTGACCACGGTGACGTTGGCGGAAGCGACAGAGCCGTCGACGTTGACATTGTCCACCGACTGAATGTGCGGCTGCGACTGGGCGTAGGCGGGCATCTGGTTCAAGGGAACATCGGGAATACCGGCAAGGTCCATGTTTCCGGCGCCGCCGTTGGCCTCCACCACGGCGTGGCAGGTGTTGTCCGGCATGTAGCGCAGGAAGGAATGCATGGTGGTCTGCTGGTACAGGCCACTGACCAGGCCATTGATGGCGTTGTAGTCTGCCTCAGAGGCGGGGGCACCGGCGACGGGGGCTACGGGGGAACCCTCCGGCAAGTTAGCCAAGGGGTCGGCCAGCGGAGTGGGCTCCGCCGCTGCCTCGGTGGTCGGCTCGGCGGAGGTGGTCTCCGTCGTCGACTCTGCCGAGCTGGTGGTGGAGGAGGTCGTGCGGGTGCTGGTGATGGTGCTCGGAGCGCTCGTCGTCTCGGTGGTTTCCTCGTCTGACCCGCACGCTACGAGGGTCAGCGGGGTCACTACGGCGAGGGCCGCGATGGCCATCTTGGCGTTGAAAGAAGTCGTCACGATAAATATCTCCTGATGTTTCGGTCGCGTCGAAAGGACACCTTACCCCGAAGACCTGAGATTTTGGACGGGTAGGCTTCCAGGTGTGCAATTGACTCGGACTCTGATCGTCGCTGCCGCCCTGGACATCCTCGACTCCTACGGCCTGGCGGATATGACCATGCGCCGGGTCGCGAGCCAGCTGGAGGTAGCACCGGGCGCGTTGTATTGGCACGTGTCCAACAAACAACAGTTAATTTCCGCCATTGCGGATCAGATCCTGGCCAGCGTGCTTGATGATGCCTCACTGTCCACGCCCACGGACATCACCGAACAACTCCGCACGGCGATGCTGCTGCGCCGGGACGGCGCAGAGCTGGTGAGTGCGGCGTTGTCGATGCCGGATTCGCAGACCCGCGCGGACGTCGAGAAGCTCTTGGCAGATTCTTTGGACCCCGCCCTCGATTCCGGTACTCGGCGGATCGGGGCGGCGACCTTGTTGCACTTCGTGCTGGGCGCCGCGGCCTTGGAGCAGTCGCAGCGCCAGTTCGCCTTTGATACCGGCACCACCATTGATGGGCTCGATGAGGCGCAGGAAGATTTCGCGCGGGGGGTAGACCTTATCCTCGCGGGACTTTCCCAGCCGCCAACCAGCGCGGCTGTGACGTAAAACAGGCTCCGAACCACTATGATCAGACCTCATGACACTTGAGTCTGAGCCCACCTATACCGTCTGGCCGGGAGAGGCATATCCCCTCGGCTCCACATACGACGGCGCGGGCACGAATTTTGCCCTGTTCTCCTACGTCGCTGACAAAGTAGAACTGTGCCTGATTGACGCTGACGATAATGAAACGCGCGTCAATTTGGAAGAAGTCGATGCTCACGTCTGGCATTGCTACCTCCCCGGCGTCCAGCCCGGGCAGCGCTATGGTTACCGCGTCCACGGCCCCTACGACCCGGACAATGGCAAGCGCTGCGATCCCAACAAACTGCTGGTTGATCCCTACGCTCGTGCCTTCGACGGCGAGTTCGACGGCGACCCCTCCTTGTTCTCCTACGATATTCACGCCGAGCCCGCCGGCTCCGGGCGCAACGAAGAGGACAGCCTCGGCCACACCATGTACTCCGTGGTCATTAACCCCTTCTTCGACTGGGGTTCAGACCGCGCGCCGCGCATTCCTTACAACGAGACCGTCATCTACGAGACGCACGTCAAGGGCATGACCATGACCCACCCGGACGTGCCCGCCAACCTGCGCGGCACCTACGCCGGTCTGGCTCACCCCAGCGTGATCAACTACTTCAAGGACCTTGGGGTCACGGCCGTCGAGCTCATGCCGGTCCACCAGTTCCTCCAGGATGACCGCCTGCGCGACATCGGGCTCCGTAACTACTGGGGCTACAACACCTTCGGGTTCTTCGCCCCGCAGCAGGATTACGCGGCCTCCGACAAGCCCGGCAGCGCCGTATCCGAGTTCAAGGGCATGGTCCGCGCCTACCACGAGGCTGGCATGGAGGTCATCCTCGACGTGGTGTACAACCACACCGCTGAGGGCAACCATCTCGGCCCGACGATCGCGTTCCGCGGCATCGACAACGAGGCCTACTACCGCCTCGTCGACGACGACAAGTTCCACTACATGGACTACACCGGCACCGGAAACTCGCTTAACGTCCGCGACCCCCATTCCCTGCAGCTCATCATGGATTCACTGCGCTACTGGATCACCGAGATGCACGTCGACGGTTTCCGCTTCGACCTCGCCTCCACCCTCGCGCGCGAGCTCCACGACGTCGACCGCCTGGCCACCTTCTTCGACCTGGTTCAGCAGGACCCGGTTGTCTCCCAAACCAAGCTCATCGCCGAGCCCTGGGATGTGGGCCACAACGGCTACCAGGTGGGCAACTTCCCGCCGCTGTGGACGGAATGGAACGGCAAGTACCGCGATACGGTCCGCGACTTCTGGCGCGGCGAATCCTCCACCCTCGGTGAATTCGCGTCCCGCCTCACGGGCTCCTCGGACCTCTACGGCAACAACGATCGTCGCCCCACCGCATCGATCAACTTCATCACCGCCCACGATGGCTTCACCCTCAACGACCTGGTCAGCTACAACGAAAAGCACAACTGGGCCAACGGGGAAGAAAACCGCGACGGCGAATCACACAACCGGTCGTGGAATCACGGCGTCGAAGGCCCCACCGACGACGAGGACGTGCGCTCCCTGCGGGCCCGCCAGCGCCGCAACTTCCTCACCACCCTCATCCTCTCCCTGGGTACCCCGATGATTTCTCACGGCGATGAGATGGCCCGCACCCAGGACGGCAACAACAACGTCTACTGCCAGGACAACGAACTGGCGTGGATGAACTGGGAGCAGCTGGAAGACAACTCGACCCTGCACGCGTTCACCAAACGCCTGCTCAATATCCGCCGCCGGCACGCCGTGTTCCGTCGCCGCCGCTTCCTGGCGGGCGGCCCCCTGGGCGCCAACGTCCGCGATCGCGATATTGCTTGGCTCGTGCCCTCCGGCAAGTTGATGACCCAAGACGATTGGGACTTCGCCTTTGGCAAAGCACTCATGGTCTACCTCAACGGCGAAGCGATCACCGAGCCCGATGAGCGCGGACAGAAGATCGTCGATGATTCCTTCATCCTCATGTTCAACGCGCACTACGAGGAGATCGAGTTCACCCTCCCGCCGCGTTCACTCGGTGTGCGCTGGCAGCTGCTCGTGGACACCACCGAGGACATCGGCTACCCCATCGAGGCCGCCGTCATCGACGCCAAGGGCACCATCACCGTCCCGGCGCGCTCGACGATGCTGCTCAAGCAGATCGAGGGCCCGGATTACACGGAGGCCGACGACCACGAATTCGTCGAGGCTGCCGACCGCGAGGCCGATCATGGACGCGTGGGCGACAAAGTCACTGCCGCGTCGAGCGCTACCGTCGACGCCGTGGTGAAGGAGACCTCCGGGAAGGAACCTGAGGAGCCCGTGGAAGCTGAAGAGCACGCGCTGTCCGAGGACACCGGCATCACTGATCTGTCCCCCGAGGAGCTAGCCGCCAAGCGGAAGGCGGCTGTGGCGGACGAGTACACGGACGTCGAGTAGCAGGCTAGGCGCCTTCCGCCTCCAGCTGCTGTTCCCGGTACTCCTCCACCTCGGCGGTGTGCTCAATGAGCCACCCGACCAGGGGGTAGAACACGGGCAGCAAGCTGGCCCCCAGGTCGGTGAGGGAATAGACCACTCGCGGCGGGATCTCATCGTGGGCGACCCGCCGCACCAGCCCATCGCCCACCAACGAGTGCAGCCGCTGCGTGAGCATTTTCGGCGAAATCCCATCAACAGCATGGTCAAGGTCGCTGTAGCGCAACTCTTGGCCGTCGAGGCTGACAATGATGAGGATCGACCATTTGTCCGCCAAGGAGGCCAGCAGCCCGCGGCTCGGGCAGGTGCGGTCGAAAGGATCGACGTCTCGTGCCCAGTGGTACATATCCTCCCATCGTAGTGGAGTACGTCACCCGAGTAGACTGACCTTTCACCTACGCCTCACCTACGCCCGAGCCTCGAGGGAGCCTGCAACGTGATTTCGGCACATGGAGCCCACCTGCGTGTCACCAATGACGCCATCATCATCGAACGTTCGGCGTTAGCCGCCGCCCTCTCGGGCACGCAGGAGGTCACTGTTCCGCTTTCCTCCGTCACGGGTGTGCGCCTCTCGCCGCCTTCGCTTATCGACGTCGGCGTTGCCTCCCTCGACGGCACCGACATCACCGTCGCCTTCGCCCCCGGCCAGGAAGACCAAGCCCAACTTTTCGTCCGCACGGTGGAGGCAGCGCTGCGAGGCGAAGTCGTCCCGGAGGTAGCCACTGGTGCTGGCGTCCCGGGATTCGATTTCGTCGCCTTCGATGTCGAAACCGCCAACTCCGACTCTGGTTCCATCTGCCAGGTCGGCGTCGTTCGCTTCGTCGACGGCGTTGAGGTCGAAGCCAAATCCTGGCTGTGCTCGCCTCCGCCCGCGATCTCCCACTTCGACGCCGGCAACATCGCCGTCCATGGCATTGACGCCGCGGCTGTGGCCGATCAACCTGCCTTCGCGGCGGTCTTGCCAGAGCTCAAAGCCTTCGTCGGCGAGTTGCCCCTGGTTGCCCACAACGCCCAGTTCGATGCCATTGCCTTAACGCGGGCATGTGCCAGTGTCTCTGAGAGCGCACCGCCCTTCATGTTTGCCTGCTCGCTCGCGCTGTCTCGCCACACCACACTGGGGTTGAGCAATCACCGCCTCCCCACCGTGGCACGGGCCCTCGAC is a window from the Corynebacterium testudinoris genome containing:
- the hisD gene encoding histidinol dehydrogenase — its product is MLNVIDLRGRTPSTSELRRALPRGGTDVNSVLPVVAPIVEAIRDRGAQAALEYGQQFDGVTPETVKVPAAVIARAVDTLEPDVRLALEEAISRVRTVHAEQVPSAHTTTLAEGASVTEVFLPVERVGLYVPGGKAVYPSSVIMNVVPAQEAGATSLVVSSPPQADHDGWPHPTILAACGLLGVDEVWAVGGAQALALMAYGDDAAGLEPVDMVTGPGNIFVAAAKRLVQGVVGIDAEAGPSEIAILADDSADPVYVAYDLISQAEHDDLAASVLITDSEELAEAVDREIEARYTVTRNADRVAGALSGKQSGIVLVDDMEQGLAVVDAYASEHLEIHTVNAREIAERVRNAGAIFVGAYSPVPLGDYAAGSNHVLPTSGTARFSAGLSTHTFLRPVNLIEYDEVALKDIGRHVIALADAEDLPAHGESIRARFETMPTSKDSK
- a CDS encoding YbjN domain-containing protein, which produces MIPLIQVYAVAEELGFHSYVGADRLVFPWRDHIVTSYLDERNPTALVFDTDLRTTVGLEYTSELARVITEWNRERLGPTLSLRVGDDATISLHARSSLLISRGATDEQLASFIKLSMETARIAVDYLAEEFPELSSLDSDVGEAQRKKQDTAALAGPLPRDRHVNLNELDDDIKGLRELDQRRTQDDLHLRSDELAPDEEHSTTMDTNDEEFSADSPATNSGESGDPTPVSVERVRDILFEMGIEKTQGDEDIVIAWINDVLFGFFLDNGPSYLIKGHWDPNLNPESDFLRLFLLCNDWNESSMNTKAFCHEDVEGLQVRVEFTVPVREGLSDDQLEHNTAVAINQVLQAIDSISSDATGQSAVAWP
- a CDS encoding nicotinate-nucleotide diphosphorylase; its protein translation is MTPSGQFDQLIDSAIALAPSQDMALSATVPASHRSVAVVTARQSGVVAGLFFTDEVLGRVSELPYTVSDLLPEGTQVSAGDTLARIEAGTHDLLRAELPMATLIRHCSGMATETARWVAAVDGTGARIRASRESVPGVGELAPYAVTVGGGETHHPAAVITRHHAIAAGGVAEAYRLVRTTVPDLPCEVVVTSLAQLDDLLAEEPAMITLDGVELWAAQMAVQRRNRVFPTTWLAATGLTIDTAADYARSGLDFVDMPSPVHSTLDVGLDVLPAA
- a CDS encoding TetR family transcriptional regulator translates to MQLTRTLIVAAALDILDSYGLADMTMRRVASQLEVAPGALYWHVSNKQQLISAIADQILASVLDDASLSTPTDITEQLRTAMLLRRDGAELVSAALSMPDSQTRADVEKLLADSLDPALDSGTRRIGAATLLHFVLGAAALEQSQRQFAFDTGTTIDGLDEAQEDFARGVDLILAGLSQPPTSAAVT
- the glgX gene encoding glycogen debranching protein GlgX, translating into MTLESEPTYTVWPGEAYPLGSTYDGAGTNFALFSYVADKVELCLIDADDNETRVNLEEVDAHVWHCYLPGVQPGQRYGYRVHGPYDPDNGKRCDPNKLLVDPYARAFDGEFDGDPSLFSYDIHAEPAGSGRNEEDSLGHTMYSVVINPFFDWGSDRAPRIPYNETVIYETHVKGMTMTHPDVPANLRGTYAGLAHPSVINYFKDLGVTAVELMPVHQFLQDDRLRDIGLRNYWGYNTFGFFAPQQDYAASDKPGSAVSEFKGMVRAYHEAGMEVILDVVYNHTAEGNHLGPTIAFRGIDNEAYYRLVDDDKFHYMDYTGTGNSLNVRDPHSLQLIMDSLRYWITEMHVDGFRFDLASTLARELHDVDRLATFFDLVQQDPVVSQTKLIAEPWDVGHNGYQVGNFPPLWTEWNGKYRDTVRDFWRGESSTLGEFASRLTGSSDLYGNNDRRPTASINFITAHDGFTLNDLVSYNEKHNWANGEENRDGESHNRSWNHGVEGPTDDEDVRSLRARQRRNFLTTLILSLGTPMISHGDEMARTQDGNNNVYCQDNELAWMNWEQLEDNSTLHAFTKRLLNIRRRHAVFRRRRFLAGGPLGANVRDRDIAWLVPSGKLMTQDDWDFAFGKALMVYLNGEAITEPDERGQKIVDDSFILMFNAHYEEIEFTLPPRSLGVRWQLLVDTTEDIGYPIEAAVIDAKGTITVPARSTMLLKQIEGPDYTEADDHEFVEAADREADHGRVGDKVTAASSATVDAVVKETSGKEPEEPVEAEEHALSEDTGITDLSPEELAAKRKAAVADEYTDVE
- a CDS encoding winged helix-turn-helix transcriptional regulator, with protein sequence MYHWARDVDPFDRTCPSRGLLASLADKWSILIIVSLDGQELRYSDLDHAVDGISPKMLTQRLHSLVGDGLVRRVAHDEIPPRVVYSLTDLGASLLPVFYPLVGWLIEHTAEVEEYREQQLEAEGA
- a CDS encoding exonuclease domain-containing protein; translation: MISAHGAHLRVTNDAIIIERSALAAALSGTQEVTVPLSSVTGVRLSPPSLIDVGVASLDGTDITVAFAPGQEDQAQLFVRTVEAALRGEVVPEVATGAGVPGFDFVAFDVETANSDSGSICQVGVVRFVDGVEVEAKSWLCSPPPAISHFDAGNIAVHGIDAAAVADQPAFAAVLPELKAFVGELPLVAHNAQFDAIALTRACASVSESAPPFMFACSLALSRHTTLGLSNHRLPTVARALDVALEHHHDAAADARAAGEIVVALARRAHYEGSLQGFQHSQGFILGHLADGVVHPVLKDRSGARIALQARGEVAMEAVAEAESAPAEPQERGKRGRGAAPWKSVSTPDVIPEPNLDADSANPLYGQNVTLSGDFEPFDKGLLWTKMAELGATIGKNVTRKTTILVAGDWATPTSKQKRAQELIDKGQEIDIWNGEQLFAVLALDPAAESDDEQPPF